In a genomic window of Glycine max cultivar Williams 82 chromosome 13, Glycine_max_v4.0, whole genome shotgun sequence:
- the LOC100787792 gene encoding pentatricopeptide repeat-containing protein At1g22960, mitochondrial, which yields MTLSVRASSKPFLTLNEARFLFPFSFFSFSTLQYNNKFLFHAAVAEPKLLVRVLNTVRNRPVVALRFFRWAERQTGFKRSEISYSVILDILARNGLMRSAYCVMEKVVSVKMENGVIDVVSSSEVSMPSVKLILDLLLWIYVKKSLLEKCLLVFYKMVSKGLLPDVKNCNRVLRLLRDRDNNIDVAREVYNVMVECGICPTVVTYNTMLDSFCKKGMVQEALQLLFQMQAMGCSPNDVTYNVLVNGLSHSGEMEQAKELIQDMLRLGLEVSVYTYDPLIRGYCEKGQIEEASRLGEEMLSRGAVPTVVTYNTIMYGLCKWGRVSDARKLLDVMVNKNLMPDLVSYNTLIYGYTRLGNIGEAFLLFAELRYRSLAPSVVTYNTLIDGLCRLGDLDVAMRLKDEMIKHGPDPDVFTFTTFVRGFCKMGNLPMAKELFDEMLNRGLQPDRFAYITRIVGELKLGDPSKAFGMQEEMLARGFPPDLITYNVFIDGLHKLGNLKEASELVKKMLYNGLVPDHVTYTSIIHAHLMAGHLRKARALFLEMLSKGIFPSVVTYTVLIHSYAVRGRLKLAILHFFEMHEKGVHPNVITYNALINGLCKVRKMDQAYNFFAEMQAKGISPNKYTYTILINENCNLGHWQEALRLYKDMLDREIQPDSCTHRSLLKHLNKDYKLHVVRHLENVIAAGE from the coding sequence ATGACCCTCTCTGTTAGAGCCTCCTCAAAACCCTTCTTAACCCTCAATGAAGCGCGCTTCCTCTTCCCCTTTTCCTTCTTCAGCTTCAGCACGCTTCAGTACAACAACAAGTTTCTGTTTCATGCCGCGGTCGCCGAACCGAAATTACTGGTCCGGGTTCTTAACACGGTCCGGAACCGCCCTGTGGTCGCGCTCCGGTTCTTCCGCTGGGCCGAGAGGCAAACCGGTTTCAAGCGATCCGAAATTTCCTACTCCGTCATCCTCGACATTCTCGCGCGGAACGGCTTGATGCGCTCCGCCTATTGCGTCATGGAGAAGGTCGTCTCTGTTAAAATGGAGAACGGCGTCATTGATGTCGTTTCTTCCTCCGAGGTATCAATGCCATCGGTTAAGCTTATTCTCGATTTGTTGCTTTGGATTTACGTGAAAAAATCGCTGCTTGAGAAGTGCCTGTTAGTGTTTTATAAGATGGTTAGTAAGGGACTGTTGCCTGACGTCAAGAATTGCAATAGGGTTCTTAGATTGCTTAGGGATAGGGATAATAACATCGACGTTGCGAGGGAGGTTTATAATGTGATGGTGGAGTGTGGAATTTGCCCTACCGTTGTTACTTATAACACAATGTTGGATTCCTTTTGCAAGAAAGGGATGGTTCAGGAAGCTCTGCAGCTTTTGTTTCAGATGCAGGCGATGGGGTGTTCGCCCAACGATGTCACGTATAATGTTTTGGTGAATGGTTTGTCTCACAGTGGGGAGATGGAGCAGGCCAAGGAGCTGATCCAGGATATGTTGAGATTGGGGCTCGAGGTTTCCGTGTACACGTATGACCCCTTGATTCGCGGATACTGCGAGAAAGGGCAGATTGAGGAAGCCTCGAGGCTTGGGGAGGAGATGTTGAGTAGAGGAGCTGTGCCTACTGTGGTGACCTACAATACGATTATGTATGGCCTTTGCAAGTGGGGGAGAGTGAGTGATGCTAGGAAGTTGCTTGATGTTATGGTGAATAAGAATCTGATGCCGGATTTGGTTTCGTATAACACTCTGATTTATGGTTACACCAGATTGGGAAACATAGGGGAGGCTTTTCTCTTGTTTGCCGAGTTAAGATACAGAAGTCTTGCTCCCAGTGTTGTGACCTATAATACACTTATCGACGGTCTTTGCAGATTGGGGGACTTGGATGTTGCCATGCGGCTAAAAGATGAAATGATCAAACATGGGCCTGATCCTGATGTATTTACTTTTACGACTTTTGTTAGAGGATTTTGCAAGATGGGGAACTTGCCAATGGCTAAGGAATTATTTGATGAGATGCTTAATAGAGGATTGCAGCCAGATCGTTTTGCGTACATAACCCGAATAGTAGGTGAGCTGAAGCTTGGCGACCCATCTAAGGCTTTTGGTATGCAAGAAGAAATGCTAGCCAGAGGCTTTCCTCCTGATTTGATCACTTATAATGTCTTCATTGATGGTCTCCACAAGTTGGGCAATTTGAAAGAAGCAAGTGAACTTGTGAAGAAAATGCTCTACAATGGACTTGTTCCAGATCATGTAACATATACTAGCATCATCCATGCTCACTTGATGGCTGGGCATCTTAGGAAGGCTAGAGCATTGTTCCTTGAGATGTTGAGCAAAGGGATATTTCCTTCAGTTGTCACTTACACTGTTCTTATTCATTCATATGCAGTTAGGGGAAGGCTGAAACTTGCTATTTTGCACTTTTTTGAGATGCATGAGAAGGGTGTACATCCAAATGTGATCACCTACAATGCTTTAATCAATGGACTTTGCAAGGTGAGAAAGATGGATCAGGCATACAATTTTTTTGCAGAAATGCAAGCAAAGGGCATTTCTCCAAATAAGTATACTTACACTATTTTAATAAATGAGAACTGCAACCTGGGCCATTGGCAGGAAGCTTTGAGGTTGTATAAGGATATGCTAGATAGAGAAATTCAGCCTGATTCATGCACACATCGTTCTCTATTGAAGCATCTAAACAAAGACTATAAATTGCATGTAGTTCGGCATCTTGAGAATGTTATTGCAGCTGGTGAATAA
- the LOC102659598 gene encoding uncharacterized protein: MGPALVTIDLDDYDDVREIPKPKGPNSEDYRLERRWKRFEHSSSNKRLKQNHSDSGTRTVKSHGKVASLTVKEGHMSHMSEDEVDEDYKFFLLTYDPHIDVVCDGGVDGSDDDINIGHNSDHNDHLYREEESLNNNPKLDKGSKQRGETENERNKRSGSVGKQTSGSMKAKKNLEAKKGLSKKMPREDVSGVPKNNGQTNMESVVADEDYQIFLNSCRDDYIPSELIGKRSSVMQNSQVLDYAPSEVDEDYLQYLNSVLIVDGEVEFMSERNTSKTDNVDGDTDSNSSEPDVILLEPDQIHENTPFVSSRTFDSSWFETEKNPKGNWQLSACDNSQFRRRLMNDLQRPYDQEEYDRLLCEVRQKKQKERHRETRHGVVKSYPTRGFHKSYLDLYPDLAKAIAEFKKPERVLFLVRGFVFWLQNVTHEGIFRPWLDKHCLDILRRM; the protein is encoded by the exons ATGGGACCTGCTTTGGTCACGATTGACTtggatgattatgatgatgtgAGAGAGATTCCGAAACCGAAAGGTCCTAATTCTGAGGATTATAGGTTAGAAAGACGATGGAAGAGATTTGAACATTCAAGTTCAAATAAACGATTGAAGCAAAATCACAGTGACAGTGGTACAAGAACTGTGAAGAGTCATGGAAAAGTGGCAAGTTTAACAGTAAAAGAGGGTCATATGTCACATATGTCAGAGGATGAAGTGGATGAAGATTACAAATTCTTTTTGCTAACATATGATCCTCATATTGATGTTGTCTGTGATGGTGGTGTTGATGGTTCTGATGATGACATCAACATTGGACACAACAGTGACCATAATGATCATCTttatagggaagaagaaagcttGAATAATAATCCCAAGTTAGATAAGGGTTCAAAACAAAGGGGTGAGactgaaaatgaaagaaataaaaggagtGGTTCAGTAGGAAAACAAACAAGTGGCTCAATGAAAGCTAAGAAGAATTTGGAGGCTAAAAAAGGACTTAGTAAGAAAATGCCACGGGAAGATGTTTCTGGTGTCCCCAAGAACAATGGCCAGACTAATATGGAGTCAGTTGTTGCAGATGAAGATTACCAGATATTCCTGAATTCTTGTAGGGATGATTATATACCTAGTGAATTAATAGGAAAGCGATCAAGTGTTATGCAAAATTCACAAGTTCTTGATTATGCACCGAGTGAGGTTGATGAAGATTACTTACAATATTTGAATTCTGTTCTGATTGTTGATGGTGAGGTGGAGTTTATGTCTGAGAGGAATACCTCAAAGACGGACAACGTGGATGGTGACACTGACAGTAATTCCTCTGAACCAGATGTTATTCTTCTAGAACCTGATCAAATTCATGAAAACACTCCATTTGTTTCTTCCAGAACATTCGATTCATCT TGGTTCGAGACTGAAAAGAACCCCAAAGGCAACTGGCAATTATCTGCTTGCGATAATTCTCAGTTTAGGAGAAGACTTATGAATGATCTTCAAAGGCCATATGACCAAGAAGAATATGATAGACTTCTGTGTGAAGTACGTcagaaaaagcaaaaggaaCGTCATAGAGAAACACGTCATGGGGTGGTCAAGTCTTATCCCACAAGGGGTTTCCACAAATCATATCTCGACTTGTACCCTG ATCTAGCTAAAGCAATTGCTGAATTCAAAAAACCGGAAAGGGTTTTGTTTCTCGTGCGTGGATTTGTTTTCTGGTTGCAA AATGTGACCCACGAAGGAATATTTCGGCCTTGGCTTGACAAGCATTGTCTGGACATTTTACGAAGAATGTAA